A genomic region of Coriobacteriaceae bacterium contains the following coding sequences:
- a CDS encoding MBOAT family protein has protein sequence MVFSSLEFICVFLVAVFLLYSVLPSLKLRNALLIIASLGFYAYGEPVYVLLMIFSSLVNYLCALWVARYAGQNNRFAVIVAIVINLGILVLFKYSGMLVSTANNVFGLGLPVPDIALPIGISFFTFQALSYVIDVYRGVVDVQRNYFYVLLYISFFPQLIAGPIVKYRDIQEMITERHQTIENIANGFRRFVCGLAKKVIIANTMGQVADIMFSTPANELSFLAAWIGAIAYLFQIYYDFSGYSDMALGLGLMFGFKFKENFNYPYSAKNVQDFWRRWHISLSTWFKEYLYIPLGGNRKGKARTAANRLIVFALCGLWHGASWTFLIWGLWHGFFLLIEEYAPWIKKLPVVLGRIYTLLVVCIGFVLFRADTLGYALQFLGRMFFGFDFSDPAMSLVVSQLTPWFIFVLVLAVIGCGPIQPIAAKIRHELYEVSEIGPRWKLVTYLLYAAALLGLIWCILILSSSGYNPFIYFRF, from the coding sequence ATGGTATTCAGCTCGCTAGAATTTATCTGCGTTTTCCTCGTTGCAGTTTTTCTGCTCTATAGCGTGCTGCCCTCCCTTAAGCTGCGCAACGCCCTTCTCATCATCGCGAGTTTGGGCTTCTACGCCTATGGCGAGCCGGTCTATGTCCTGCTCATGATATTCAGCTCGCTCGTGAACTACCTATGTGCGCTTTGGGTGGCGCGATACGCCGGGCAGAACAATCGGTTCGCAGTCATTGTTGCCATCGTCATTAACCTTGGGATACTCGTCCTGTTCAAGTATTCGGGCATGCTCGTGTCGACGGCCAACAACGTTTTCGGACTCGGGCTTCCAGTACCGGATATCGCCTTGCCCATCGGCATATCGTTCTTCACGTTTCAGGCGCTTTCGTACGTTATCGACGTGTATCGTGGTGTTGTAGACGTGCAGCGCAACTACTTCTATGTCCTCCTGTACATATCGTTCTTCCCACAGCTTATCGCCGGTCCCATCGTCAAGTACCGTGACATCCAGGAGATGATCACCGAACGCCATCAGACGATCGAGAACATAGCGAACGGGTTCAGGCGGTTTGTCTGCGGCCTTGCCAAGAAGGTCATCATCGCAAATACGATGGGGCAAGTTGCCGATATCATGTTTTCCACTCCTGCTAACGAGCTCTCGTTTTTGGCGGCCTGGATTGGTGCCATTGCCTATCTCTTCCAGATTTACTACGACTTTAGCGGGTATTCGGATATGGCCCTTGGACTGGGCCTTATGTTTGGGTTCAAGTTCAAGGAGAACTTCAACTATCCATACTCTGCCAAGAACGTGCAGGATTTCTGGCGTCGATGGCATATCTCCCTCTCGACCTGGTTCAAGGAGTACCTCTATATCCCACTTGGCGGTAATCGAAAGGGGAAGGCAAGGACGGCCGCTAACCGCTTGATCGTCTTCGCGCTGTGCGGTCTTTGGCATGGCGCGAGCTGGACCTTTCTTATCTGGGGCCTCTGGCATGGTTTCTTTCTCCTTATCGAGGAGTACGCTCCCTGGATAAAGAAACTGCCCGTGGTTCTCGGTCGTATCTATACCCTGCTCGTCGTGTGCATCGGCTTTGTCCTGTTCCGTGCCGATACGCTCGGCTACGCTCTTCAGTTCCTCGGGAGGATGTTCTTCGGTTTCGATTTCTCCGACCCGGCTATGAGCCTCGTTGTTTCGCAACTCACGCCGTGGTTCATCTTCGTACTCGTGCTGGCCGTCATTGGGTGTGGCCCCATCCAACCGATCGCCGCCAAGATTCGTCATGAGCTGTACGAGGTCTCCGAAATCGGACCTCGGTGGAAGCTTGTTACGTATCTGCTTTACGCGGCCGCCCTCCTCGGCCTCATCTGGTGCATACTCATTCTCTCGTCGAGCGGATATAACCCGTTCATTTACTTCAGGTTCTAG
- a CDS encoding ubiquitin-like domain-containing protein translates to MKIKKSLAGLITVLVAAMFTMALAGCGAQDVNVTIDDNGTTTEVSVASGKTVGDALAAADIKVGDKDVVDPALDTKIDGQTNKISIKRCVTVKVDDDGQVKDVELVGGTVADALTHAEIVLSDGDSVDVDVNAPLQDGMTIVVTRAQATSPQSGDAGYSGSSYDGGASDDVAADEPPAERSLVSKTPVPNCNDENHGYYEILYSDGSMEYEEY, encoded by the coding sequence ATGAAGATTAAGAAATCACTCGCAGGCCTGATCACCGTTCTCGTTGCCGCCATGTTTACCATGGCGCTCGCGGGGTGTGGAGCCCAGGATGTCAACGTCACCATAGACGACAATGGCACGACCACCGAGGTCTCGGTCGCTTCGGGTAAAACCGTGGGCGATGCCCTGGCTGCTGCCGACATAAAAGTGGGCGATAAGGATGTCGTCGACCCGGCTCTCGACACCAAGATCGACGGGCAGACGAACAAAATCTCCATCAAGCGCTGCGTCACCGTCAAGGTGGACGATGATGGCCAGGTGAAGGATGTCGAACTTGTGGGAGGGACCGTCGCCGATGCGCTCACGCATGCCGAGATTGTCCTCTCTGATGGCGATAGCGTCGACGTCGATGTGAACGCTCCGCTCCAGGACGGCATGACCATTGTCGTTACGAGGGCGCAGGCGACTTCCCCGCAGTCCGGAGATGCCGGATACAGCGGCTCTTCCTATGATGGGGGCGCTTCGGATGACGTTGCTGCGGATGAGCCGCCAGCCGAGCGCAGCCTCGTGAGCAAGACGCCGGTTCCCAACTGCAATGACGAGAACCACGGATACTACGAGATCCTGTATTCCGATGGGTCGATGGAATACGAGGAATACTAG
- the holA gene encoding DNA polymerase III subunit delta: protein MADNDFLPVYLIVGADELKREFVFGRLNERMAKLGDLDFNKDVFDGGALTPDEITGACNTLPFMSEKRLVVIQGAERLKKAASEAIVSYLENPNDTTVLALIAEKLAKNTRLYKAIAKVDKKAVIDCAPRSARELPQQVQQFAQSKGVTITRQAAEELISLVGESTVHLDGELTKMAIALGRGALIDLPEVQAHVARVAEPKPWHLSDALSARDAKKCAVLLTRMNAQSPFGLLTMCVNRIRDLLIAKDLQGQGTGALASALGKPDWQVKNYARWADGFSQAELEKALISAAACDQAMKTGADKDAVFERWVLDVCVA from the coding sequence ATGGCAGACAACGATTTTCTCCCCGTATACCTCATTGTCGGCGCTGACGAGCTCAAGCGTGAGTTCGTCTTCGGTCGCCTTAACGAACGCATGGCAAAGCTCGGCGACCTCGACTTCAACAAGGACGTCTTCGATGGCGGCGCCCTCACGCCTGATGAGATCACGGGAGCCTGCAACACCTTGCCGTTCATGAGCGAGAAGCGCCTTGTGGTCATTCAGGGTGCCGAGCGTCTCAAGAAGGCGGCGTCAGAGGCCATCGTCTCGTATCTCGAGAATCCCAATGACACGACCGTCCTCGCGCTCATTGCCGAGAAGCTCGCCAAGAACACGCGCCTGTACAAGGCGATTGCCAAGGTCGACAAGAAGGCCGTTATCGATTGCGCGCCGCGTAGCGCCCGCGAGCTTCCCCAGCAGGTACAGCAGTTCGCGCAGAGCAAAGGCGTGACGATCACGCGCCAAGCGGCCGAGGAGCTCATCTCGCTCGTAGGCGAGTCAACCGTCCATCTGGATGGTGAGCTCACGAAGATGGCCATCGCCCTTGGACGTGGAGCACTCATCGATTTACCCGAGGTCCAAGCTCATGTTGCACGCGTGGCCGAGCCCAAACCCTGGCACCTAAGCGACGCGCTTTCGGCACGTGACGCGAAGAAGTGCGCGGTGCTCCTTACGCGTATGAACGCACAGTCGCCATTCGGCTTGCTCACCATGTGCGTCAACAGGATTCGTGACTTGCTTATCGCAAAGGACTTGCAGGGGCAGGGCACGGGCGCTCTTGCATCTGCGCTTGGCAAACCCGATTGGCAGGTCAAGAACTACGCTCGTTGGGCTGACGGCTTTTCGCAGGCCGAGCTCGAGAAGGCGCTCATCAGCGCCGCAGCGTGCGATCAGGCCATGAAGACGGGGGCGGATAAAGATGCCGTCTTCGAGCGTTGGGTTTTGGACGTTTGCGTGGCCTGA
- the rpsT gene encoding 30S ribosomal protein S20: MANIKSQKKRIKTNEKARLRNRAAKAEMKTAVRRVREAVEAGDKALATEAAKKACRLFDKAVSKGIIHKNQAANRKSGVMALANSLDK, encoded by the coding sequence ATGGCGAACATCAAAAGTCAGAAGAAGCGTATCAAGACCAACGAGAAGGCCCGTCTGCGCAATCGCGCTGCCAAGGCCGAGATGAAGACTGCCGTGCGCCGCGTGCGCGAGGCTGTCGAGGCCGGCGACAAGGCTCTCGCGACCGAGGCTGCCAAGAAGGCCTGCCGCCTGTTTGACAAGGCCGTCAGCAAGGGCATCATCCACAAGAACCAGGCCGCCAATCGCAAGAGCGGTGTTATGGCCCTGGCTAACAGCCTCGACAAGTAG
- the lepA gene encoding translation elongation factor 4: MGFMDRSHIRNFSIIAHIDHGKSTIADRILEMTNTVASRDMVEQVLDSMDIERERGITIKSQAVCVFYEADNGETYQFNLIDTPGHVDFTYEVSRSLAACEGAVLVVDSTQGVEAQTVANALLAMNADLEIIPVINKVDLPAADPERVRAEIEEGLAIPADDAILTSGKSGIGVHDLLEAIVERIPAPQGDADAPLKALIFDSYFDAYRGVVALIRVVDGSIKARQKIRFMATKNECEVEEVGVRRPAETPVDELKVGEVGYLVTGLKDPRMVKVGDTLTLAKNGADEPLPGYRDVKPMVYTGLFPIDADQYPALRDALDKLTLNDPALVYEPETSQALGFGFRVGFLGLLHMEVVKERLEREFGLDLIATAPSVEYHAYLTDGEEVTVHSPQDMPDPSSIERIEEPYVKADIIIPPDYIGAVMELSTERRGKFIDMQYLSTTTVELKFEMPLSELIMDYFDSLKSRTKGYASLDYDVCGYQASNLVKLEILLAGNPVDALSAIVHKDAAYTRGKALCEKLKEIIPQQLFEVPIQAAVGSRILARQTVRARRKDVLAKCYGGDITRKRKLLEKQKAGKKRMKNIGNVEVPQEAFMVILSVDDE, encoded by the coding sequence ATGGGCTTCATGGACCGCTCGCACATCAGAAACTTCTCGATCATCGCGCATATCGACCACGGCAAGTCGACCATTGCCGACCGCATCCTCGAGATGACGAACACGGTCGCGTCACGTGACATGGTCGAGCAGGTGCTCGACTCGATGGATATCGAGCGCGAGCGTGGCATCACCATCAAGTCGCAGGCCGTTTGCGTGTTCTACGAGGCCGATAACGGCGAGACCTACCAGTTCAATCTCATCGACACGCCGGGTCATGTCGATTTCACGTATGAAGTGTCGCGTTCGTTGGCCGCATGCGAGGGCGCCGTGCTCGTCGTCGATTCAACCCAGGGCGTCGAGGCGCAGACGGTCGCCAACGCATTGCTCGCGATGAACGCCGATCTCGAGATTATCCCCGTCATCAACAAGGTCGATCTGCCCGCCGCCGATCCCGAGCGCGTGCGCGCCGAGATCGAGGAGGGTCTCGCGATTCCCGCCGACGATGCGATACTGACCTCGGGCAAGTCGGGTATCGGCGTGCATGACCTGCTCGAGGCCATCGTGGAGCGCATTCCCGCGCCGCAAGGCGATGCGGACGCCCCGCTCAAGGCACTCATCTTCGACTCCTATTTCGATGCCTACCGTGGCGTCGTCGCGCTCATCCGCGTCGTCGACGGTTCCATCAAGGCGCGTCAGAAGATTCGCTTCATGGCGACGAAGAACGAGTGCGAAGTCGAGGAAGTCGGCGTGCGTCGTCCGGCGGAGACTCCCGTCGACGAGCTCAAGGTTGGCGAGGTTGGCTATCTTGTCACGGGTCTCAAGGATCCGAGAATGGTCAAGGTCGGCGATACGCTCACGCTTGCCAAAAACGGTGCCGACGAGCCCTTACCCGGATACCGTGACGTCAAGCCGATGGTCTACACCGGTCTCTTTCCCATCGATGCCGACCAGTATCCCGCGCTGCGCGACGCGCTCGACAAGCTCACGCTCAACGACCCGGCTCTCGTCTACGAACCCGAGACCAGCCAGGCGCTCGGCTTCGGCTTTCGCGTCGGCTTTCTGGGCCTGCTGCATATGGAGGTCGTCAAGGAGCGCCTCGAGCGTGAGTTCGGCCTTGACCTCATCGCAACGGCACCTTCGGTCGAATACCATGCCTACCTTACCGATGGTGAGGAGGTGACCGTGCACTCTCCACAGGATATGCCCGATCCGTCATCGATCGAGCGCATCGAGGAACCGTACGTCAAGGCCGACATCATCATTCCGCCCGACTACATTGGCGCGGTCATGGAGCTTTCGACCGAGCGTCGTGGTAAGTTCATCGACATGCAGTATCTCTCGACGACCACCGTCGAGCTCAAGTTCGAGATGCCACTCTCCGAGCTCATCATGGACTACTTCGATTCGCTCAAGAGCCGTACCAAGGGCTATGCCTCGCTCGATTACGACGTATGCGGCTATCAGGCGAGCAACCTCGTCAAGCTCGAGATCTTGCTCGCGGGCAATCCGGTTGACGCGCTCTCGGCCATCGTGCACAAGGATGCCGCCTATACGCGTGGCAAGGCCCTGTGCGAAAAGCTCAAGGAGATCATTCCGCAGCAGCTCTTCGAAGTGCCCATACAGGCTGCCGTGGGCAGTCGCATCCTGGCGCGCCAGACGGTGCGTGCGCGTCGCAAGGACGTGCTTGCCAAGTGCTATGGCGGCGACATCACGCGCAAACGCAAGCTGCTCGAGAAGCAGAAGGCGGGCAAGAAGCGCATGAAGAACATCGGCAATGTCGAGGTGCCCCAGGAGGCCTTCATGGTCATCCTCTCCGTTGACGACGAGTAA
- a CDS encoding tRNA-dihydrouridine synthase, protein MTQIETYLATPLWLAPMAGGTDRAFRTLCIRYGAGLTFSEMVSAKGLEYNGVKTFALTDPAEEETVLAVQLFGSEPDCMARQAARVAERLGDRLALIDVNMGCPVRKVVRRGEGSALMQTPELAADIIRSIVDAVDVPVTAKFRSGWTNEEKNAVDFAKRLEQAGASLVSVHGRSARQMYRGNADWDVIAQVKEAVDIPVAGSGDVFSHDDACRMRERCGVDAVHVARGARGNPWIFTGHEPSHAERVAAMREHFELYLHYADPLKVRDERPSTSDEAIPAPLDAPAPYLSPLRAQLAWYVHGLPSAAALRRALSEARSIADFERIFDEAGKLAEDDSR, encoded by the coding sequence GTGACGCAAATCGAGACATACCTTGCGACGCCCTTGTGGCTTGCGCCCATGGCCGGCGGGACCGATCGGGCCTTTCGTACCCTTTGCATACGCTATGGAGCGGGCCTGACGTTCTCCGAGATGGTGAGCGCCAAGGGCCTCGAGTACAACGGCGTCAAGACTTTCGCCCTGACCGACCCGGCCGAGGAAGAGACCGTGCTCGCCGTGCAGCTGTTCGGTTCGGAGCCCGATTGCATGGCGCGTCAGGCCGCGCGCGTTGCCGAGCGTCTGGGCGATAGGCTCGCGCTCATCGACGTGAACATGGGATGCCCCGTGCGCAAGGTCGTGCGACGCGGGGAGGGCTCGGCTCTCATGCAGACCCCCGAGCTGGCGGCCGATATCATACGCAGCATCGTCGATGCCGTTGACGTGCCCGTCACCGCCAAGTTCAGAAGCGGCTGGACGAACGAGGAGAAGAACGCCGTTGACTTCGCCAAGCGTCTCGAACAGGCGGGCGCCTCGCTTGTGAGCGTGCATGGGCGCAGCGCGCGCCAGATGTATCGCGGCAATGCGGATTGGGATGTGATTGCGCAGGTCAAGGAGGCGGTCGATATTCCCGTTGCGGGTAGCGGGGACGTGTTTTCCCATGACGATGCATGCCGCATGCGCGAGCGATGCGGTGTCGATGCGGTGCACGTCGCCCGTGGTGCACGCGGTAATCCGTGGATATTCACGGGCCATGAACCTTCGCATGCCGAGCGCGTCGCTGCCATGCGTGAGCATTTCGAGCTCTACCTCCATTACGCCGATCCGCTCAAGGTGCGTGACGAGCGTCCCTCGACGAGCGACGAGGCCATACCCGCGCCTCTCGATGCGCCTGCTCCGTACCTGAGCCCGCTGCGTGCACAGCTTGCCTGGTACGTGCATGGTCTGCCGTCTGCCGCTGCGTTGCGCCGTGCTCTGAGCGAGGCGCGAAGCATTGCGGATTTCGAGCGGATCTTCGACGAGGCGGGCAAGCTCGCGGAAGACGATTCGCGATGA
- the hemW gene encoding radical SAM family heme chaperone HemW: protein MIEALYLHIPFCVSRCAYCDFATSACADEQRMDAYVEALCLQLRRAAKAGLLGQVKTIYIGGGTPTHLGSRRLNTLVYTLSLSVNLENVVEFTCEANPESIDERMVADLFSLGVNRFSIGAQSFDDAVLAGYGRIHDAVAIDAALAAVRTRTNNISLDLICGGPGQSMESWTQDLRHAIDVDVPHVSIYPLTLEDGTALTNRVEIGEYEVADEDLQTDMMLAAEHMLTAAGFERYEVASYAKPGFASHHNTAYWTGAEYLGLGAGASSMLSAESAQAAFDADIFDIGKETDGRQRSRSDSARSVRQSTGLSHSLRNSLCASATHPQFPRNSTDIARVRIAASPDDVAFSQSFGRPHVELELLGGYESAVEDLMLGMRRSIGITHEQVLAVEGAPAVFERLEALGLVREQGARLVPTQRGWLLGNEVYGAIWSLAGDR from the coding sequence ATGATTGAGGCTCTCTACCTGCATATTCCCTTCTGTGTCTCACGTTGCGCGTACTGCGACTTTGCGACGAGTGCTTGCGCGGATGAGCAGCGCATGGATGCGTATGTGGAGGCGTTGTGCCTGCAGCTGCGCCGTGCGGCGAAGGCGGGGTTGCTCGGCCAGGTCAAGACGATCTATATCGGCGGTGGTACACCCACGCATCTTGGCAGCAGACGTCTCAATACGCTCGTATACACGCTTTCGCTTTCGGTCAATCTCGAGAACGTCGTCGAGTTCACCTGCGAGGCCAATCCCGAATCCATCGACGAGCGCATGGTGGCAGATCTCTTCTCGCTCGGCGTCAACCGTTTTAGCATTGGAGCGCAGAGCTTTGACGATGCGGTTCTCGCAGGCTACGGTCGCATCCACGATGCCGTCGCGATCGATGCGGCTCTCGCCGCCGTCCGCACCCGCACCAACAACATCTCCCTTGATCTCATCTGCGGAGGCCCGGGCCAAAGTATGGAATCATGGACGCAGGACCTGCGCCATGCAATCGATGTCGATGTGCCGCATGTCAGCATCTACCCCCTTACCCTCGAAGACGGCACCGCGCTGACAAATCGTGTCGAGATAGGGGAGTACGAGGTCGCTGACGAGGACCTGCAGACCGACATGATGCTCGCGGCCGAGCACATGCTCACGGCCGCGGGGTTCGAGCGCTACGAAGTCGCTTCCTACGCCAAGCCGGGCTTCGCTTCCCACCACAACACGGCGTATTGGACGGGTGCTGAGTACCTCGGCCTCGGGGCCGGGGCGTCGAGCATGCTGTCGGCCGAAAGTGCTCAGGCAGCTTTCGATGCGGATATCTTTGATATAGGCAAGGAGACGGATGGGCGGCAGCGCAGTCGCTCGGACAGTGCTCGCTCGGTGCGACAGTCCACTGGACTGTCGCATTCGCTGCGCAACTCGCTTTGTGCATCTGCCACCCATCCTCAGTTTCCTCGTAACTCAACTGACATTGCTCGCGTTCGCATCGCGGCGTCTCCCGACGACGTTGCTTTCTCGCAATCGTTCGGCCGGCCCCATGTCGAGCTTGAGTTATTGGGCGGATATGAATCTGCCGTCGAAGACCTCATGCTCGGTATGCGCAGGAGCATCGGCATCACGCATGAGCAGGTGCTGGCCGTCGAGGGGGCACCTGCCGTCTTCGAACGTCTCGAAGCTCTCGGGCTCGTGCGCGAGCAGGGCGCTCGCCTCGTTCCCACGCAGCGCGGCTGGCTGCTTGGAAACGAGGTCTACGGTGCGATTTGGTCGCTGGCGGGCGACAGGTAA